Proteins from a single region of Chryseobacterium sp. W4I1:
- a CDS encoding tetratricopeptide repeat protein, producing MKKKIIFFFFFAISTFTFSQNFDFEGQYKYARSLASKNPDSSEIILNSIIDSAQKKKQPNYLAKAYYLKSFNSYLKSDAKATLDFAEKALKISSENNYGPGKALAYRMQGTQYAKLGLLKEASQSLNKGLDEIKNNDSDEGHELKGMIYNSFLILFNENEYQKKESYSKNAVREFQKIKNIPRRNELLVSAYTNLGYNLSEVKKFNEAQSYFVKALAFVGHDNHYLRANILHDIGFSFSQQNKPDSAVSYYQKALKIASQYGFSEKKIEITKNLETAYKQIGDLPNAQKYKLENLELKDNVSYSQKMAVDKTFSQKEENFNKQLSESYTTSKGLITACIILLLILGIIIFYIIHLRKKYKNTVTEIYEKGITPASYEADPQESAEDQTGISVPADIKISPEVEGSILLGLQVFEESFDFNNKNISRYNLSNTLNVNTKYLSAVIKKHKKFNFNQYINHLRINYIVDKLKNEPQYRKYKINHLAEITGYSSHSAFSLEFKKITGLHPSAFIKTLDEIA from the coding sequence ATGAAGAAAAAAATAATCTTCTTTTTCTTCTTTGCCATTTCAACTTTTACATTCTCACAAAACTTTGATTTTGAGGGACAATATAAATATGCGCGGTCTTTAGCTTCTAAAAACCCGGACAGTTCTGAAATCATATTAAACAGCATTATAGATTCTGCCCAGAAAAAAAAACAGCCGAATTATCTGGCAAAAGCATATTACCTGAAATCATTCAACAGCTATTTGAAATCGGATGCAAAAGCGACACTTGATTTTGCAGAAAAGGCATTAAAGATATCATCGGAGAACAATTATGGCCCCGGAAAAGCCCTTGCCTACAGAATGCAGGGAACACAGTATGCAAAACTGGGACTTTTAAAAGAAGCCTCCCAAAGCCTTAATAAAGGTTTAGATGAGATCAAAAATAATGATTCTGATGAGGGACATGAACTGAAAGGCATGATATATAATTCTTTCCTGATCCTTTTCAATGAGAACGAATATCAAAAGAAAGAATCTTATTCTAAAAATGCAGTCCGGGAATTTCAGAAGATAAAAAATATTCCCAGAAGAAATGAACTTCTGGTCTCTGCCTACACAAACTTAGGTTACAATTTATCAGAAGTAAAGAAATTTAATGAAGCCCAATCTTATTTTGTGAAAGCGCTTGCGTTCGTTGGACATGACAATCATTATTTGAGGGCTAATATTCTCCATGATATCGGGTTTTCTTTTTCACAGCAGAATAAACCGGACAGTGCGGTGTCATACTATCAGAAAGCTTTAAAAATTGCCAGTCAATATGGGTTTAGCGAAAAGAAAATAGAAATTACCAAAAACCTTGAAACTGCATACAAACAGATCGGAGATCTTCCTAATGCCCAAAAATACAAACTGGAAAATCTTGAATTAAAGGACAATGTTTCGTACAGCCAGAAAATGGCTGTTGATAAGACCTTTAGCCAAAAGGAAGAAAACTTTAATAAACAGCTGAGTGAAAGCTATACTACCTCCAAAGGCCTGATTACAGCATGCATCATTCTGCTCCTCATTTTAGGAATTATTATTTTTTATATAATCCACCTTAGAAAAAAATATAAAAACACAGTCACCGAAATCTATGAAAAAGGGATCACTCCTGCTTCCTATGAAGCAGATCCTCAGGAATCTGCTGAAGACCAAACCGGAATTAGTGTTCCGGCAGATATAAAAATATCGCCCGAAGTAGAAGGAAGTATTCTACTCGGCTTACAGGTTTTTGAAGAAAGCTTTGATTTTAACAATAAAAATATTTCACGTTACAATTTATCTAATACACTAAATGTTAATACAAAATATCTTTCAGCAGTTATTAAAAAGCATAAAAAATTTAATTTCAATCAGTACATCAATCATCTGAGGATCAATTATATTGTAGACAAATTAAAAAATGAACCTCAATACCGTAAATATAAAATCAATCATCTTGCTGAAATCACAGGATATTCTTCCCACAGTGCTTTTTCTCTTGAATTTAAAAAAATTACAGGGTTGCATCCCTCAGCATTCATCAAAACGCTTGATGAAATAGCTTAA
- a CDS encoding YdeI family protein encodes MEKHSPKIDAYIEKSQDFAKPVLEYIRETVHEFCPDAEETMKWSFPHFMYKGKILCAMASFKQHCTFGFWLEKEMKTMHEITRNIEKNSMFSLGKITGIEDLPPKIQLKKALTEAMELTDMGVTVKKAAPSKTETKIPDYFQTALNENIKALKVFEKSSPSFRKEYISWIIEAKTEATRNKRMEQSLEWIAEGKSRNWKYEKK; translated from the coding sequence ATGGAAAAACACAGCCCGAAAATAGATGCCTATATTGAAAAATCACAGGATTTTGCAAAACCGGTTTTAGAATATATCCGTGAAACGGTGCATGAATTTTGTCCTGATGCAGAAGAAACAATGAAGTGGAGCTTTCCTCATTTTATGTATAAAGGAAAAATTCTCTGTGCGATGGCTTCTTTCAAGCAGCACTGCACTTTCGGTTTCTGGCTGGAAAAGGAAATGAAAACCATGCATGAGATTACCCGGAATATTGAAAAAAACTCAATGTTCAGCTTAGGAAAGATCACCGGGATAGAAGATCTTCCGCCAAAAATTCAGCTAAAAAAAGCGCTTACTGAAGCAATGGAGCTTACCGACATGGGCGTTACCGTAAAAAAGGCAGCCCCATCTAAAACGGAAACAAAAATTCCTGATTATTTCCAAACTGCTTTGAATGAAAATATAAAAGCTTTAAAAGTTTTTGAAAAGAGTTCACCGTCTTTCAGGAAAGAATATATCAGCTGGATCATTGAAGCCAAGACTGAAGCTACCAGAAATAAAAGAATGGAACAGTCTTTGGAATGGATAGCCGAAGGTAAATCCAGAAACTGGAAATACGAAAAAAAATAA
- a CDS encoding serine hydrolase: MFKTDIHDHMRALKYVIGGAAAGVAAVYLLGYDYLFSGISKTYLKGRSSAYIDDGKLFPGNLIDTEEPVLWTEDPEYNKKELHEHVLKDLKHSKTAAFVVIKNGKILHEQYWDGYNQLSQTNSFSMAKAVTVMLLGKALEEGIIKNIHEKLSDFYAEFKEKEFGSEVTLKNLAQMEAGLDWDENYNNPFLPNAKAYYGRNLINAVFSRRFKDEPGTRFEYQSGSTQLLGFALKKALNLTLASYLSEKFWIPMGMEQNAYWSTDNHGMEKTYCCIHSNARDYAKLGQLFLNNGKVGEKQILNLDFIEQMRTPTKKSQEIYGMGLWINHDNPIRHYYFLGLQGQYIIMVPEHNMVIVRTGSYRNNPKNDRGRPDQVKFLVNETVQLFQ, translated from the coding sequence TTGTTTAAGACTGATATTCATGATCATATGAGGGCATTAAAATACGTAATAGGCGGAGCAGCTGCAGGTGTAGCCGCAGTTTATCTTTTGGGATACGATTATTTATTCAGCGGAATTTCTAAAACGTACCTCAAAGGAAGATCAAGTGCCTACATTGATGACGGAAAACTTTTTCCGGGAAACCTCATCGATACTGAAGAACCTGTATTGTGGACAGAAGATCCCGAATACAATAAGAAAGAACTGCATGAGCATGTGCTTAAAGATTTAAAGCATTCCAAAACCGCTGCTTTTGTGGTTATAAAAAACGGAAAAATTCTTCATGAGCAGTATTGGGATGGCTACAATCAGCTTTCCCAGACCAATTCTTTCTCTATGGCCAAAGCTGTTACAGTAATGTTATTAGGAAAAGCTTTGGAAGAAGGTATTATCAAGAATATTCACGAAAAGCTTTCTGATTTTTATGCTGAATTTAAAGAAAAAGAATTCGGAAGTGAGGTGACGCTTAAAAACTTAGCCCAAATGGAAGCAGGACTTGACTGGGATGAAAATTACAATAATCCCTTTCTCCCGAATGCAAAGGCCTATTATGGAAGAAATCTTATAAATGCTGTTTTCTCAAGAAGATTTAAAGATGAACCCGGCACCCGGTTCGAATACCAGAGCGGATCTACTCAACTTCTCGGATTTGCTTTAAAAAAGGCTCTGAACCTGACACTTGCCAGCTACTTATCAGAGAAATTCTGGATCCCGATGGGGATGGAGCAGAATGCATACTGGAGTACCGATAATCACGGAATGGAAAAAACCTACTGTTGTATTCACTCCAATGCAAGAGATTATGCAAAACTGGGTCAGCTGTTTTTAAATAACGGAAAAGTGGGTGAAAAGCAGATTCTCAACTTAGATTTTATCGAACAGATGAGAACACCTACCAAAAAATCGCAGGAGATCTATGGAATGGGGCTTTGGATCAATCATGACAATCCCATCAGGCATTATTACTTCCTTGGATTGCAGGGCCAATATATTATTATGGTTCCTGAGCACAATATGGTCATTGTAAGAACCGGAAGCTACCGCAATAATCCAAAGAATGATAGAGGAAGACCGGATCAGGTAAAATTTCTTGTCAATGAAACCGTTCAATTATTTCAGTAA
- a CDS encoding glycine--tRNA ligase, whose translation MAKQEDVFKKVISHAKEYGFIFPSSEIYDGLSAVYDYGQNGAELKNNIKQYWWKAMVQLNENIVGIDSAILMHPTTWKASGHVDAFNDPLIDNKDSKKRFRADVLVEDYCLKIEDKENKEIEKAAKRFGESFDKAQFEATNPKILEYRTKREAILSRLAKSLENEDLADVKSLIEELEIADPDTGSKNWTEVRQFNLMFGTKLGASADSAMDLYLRPETAQGIFVNFLNVQKTSRHRLPFGIAQIGKAFRNEIVARQFIFRMREFEQMEMQFFVAPGTELEFYEQWKTKRLNWHLALGLGDDNYRFHDHEKLAHYANAAADIEFNFPFGFKELEGIHSRTDFDLKAHEKHSGRKLQFFDPERNENYVPYVVETSVGLDRLFLSIFSHSLKDEVLEDGSERTVLSLPPALAPVKAAILPLMKKDGLAEYAENIFNDLKYDFNLFYEEKDAIGKRYRRQDAIGTPYCITIDHDSLTDHTVTIRDRDTMQQERVPVSDLRRIIDEKTNFRNLLSKL comes from the coding sequence ATGGCAAAGCAAGAAGATGTTTTCAAGAAAGTGATTTCTCACGCGAAAGAATATGGTTTTATTTTCCCTTCGAGTGAGATCTATGACGGTTTATCGGCTGTTTATGATTATGGACAAAACGGTGCTGAATTAAAAAACAATATCAAGCAATATTGGTGGAAAGCGATGGTACAGCTTAACGAAAATATTGTAGGTATAGATTCGGCTATCCTTATGCATCCTACAACTTGGAAAGCTTCAGGCCACGTTGACGCATTCAATGATCCTTTAATTGACAATAAAGATTCTAAAAAACGTTTCAGAGCAGACGTTTTGGTGGAAGATTACTGTTTGAAAATTGAAGATAAAGAAAATAAAGAAATTGAAAAAGCAGCGAAAAGATTCGGTGAGTCTTTTGATAAAGCTCAATTTGAAGCTACCAATCCAAAAATCCTTGAATACAGAACAAAAAGAGAAGCTATTCTTTCAAGATTGGCAAAATCTCTGGAAAATGAGGATCTTGCTGATGTAAAATCTTTAATTGAAGAATTGGAAATTGCTGATCCGGATACCGGTTCCAAAAACTGGACGGAGGTAAGACAATTCAACCTGATGTTCGGAACAAAATTAGGAGCTTCTGCAGATTCTGCGATGGATCTTTATTTAAGACCGGAAACGGCTCAGGGTATCTTCGTTAATTTTTTGAACGTACAGAAAACTTCACGTCACAGACTTCCTTTTGGTATTGCTCAAATCGGTAAAGCATTCAGAAACGAAATTGTTGCCAGACAGTTTATCTTCAGAATGCGAGAATTCGAACAGATGGAAATGCAGTTTTTTGTAGCTCCGGGAACTGAATTGGAATTCTACGAACAGTGGAAAACAAAACGTCTGAACTGGCACCTTGCTTTAGGTTTAGGTGATGACAATTACAGATTCCATGATCACGAAAAACTGGCTCATTATGCCAATGCTGCTGCGGATATTGAATTTAATTTCCCATTTGGCTTCAAAGAGCTGGAAGGAATTCACTCCAGAACAGATTTCGATTTAAAAGCGCATGAAAAACATTCAGGAAGAAAGCTTCAGTTCTTCGATCCGGAAAGAAATGAAAATTATGTTCCTTATGTAGTGGAAACTTCTGTAGGTCTAGACAGATTATTCCTTTCTATCTTCTCACACAGTCTTAAAGACGAAGTACTGGAAGATGGTTCGGAAAGAACAGTTTTATCTCTTCCACCGGCTTTAGCCCCTGTAAAAGCGGCTATCCTTCCTTTGATGAAGAAGGACGGTTTAGCAGAATATGCAGAGAACATCTTCAATGATCTGAAATATGATTTCAATCTGTTCTACGAGGAAAAAGATGCGATCGGAAAACGTTACAGAAGACAGGATGCGATCGGTACTCCTTACTGTATCACCATCGACCATGATTCTCTTACAGATCATACGGTAACGATAAGAGACAGAGATACAATGCAGCAGGAAAGAGTTCCTGTTTCCGATTTAAGAAGGATCATCGACGAGAAGACAAACTTCAGAAATTTACTTTCTAAACTATAG
- a CDS encoding pseudouridine synthase: MLEILYRDEHLIAINKPSGLLVHKSFYSGEADTYAIQELRNQIGQKVFPVHRLDRKTSGVLLFTLDKETLRIMSEQFASREVEKKYLAILRGWTKEEETIDYDLINENEIKQNAITYYHRLQTSEIDLPFLKHQTSRYCLVEAIPETGRFHQLRKHFKHILHPILGCRKHGCNKQNKLWLQKFGINKMTLHAHQLIFNHPVSNERITVNATIDDEFKRVGNILNFDLSSYS; this comes from the coding sequence ATGTTAGAAATTCTTTATCGCGACGAGCATCTTATCGCCATCAATAAACCAAGCGGATTATTGGTACATAAATCTTTTTATTCCGGGGAGGCCGATACCTATGCTATTCAGGAATTAAGAAACCAGATTGGGCAAAAAGTGTTTCCTGTACATCGGTTAGATCGAAAAACCTCAGGGGTCTTGTTATTCACTTTGGATAAAGAAACGCTTAGAATTATGAGCGAACAGTTTGCATCACGCGAAGTGGAGAAGAAATATCTGGCAATTCTTCGTGGTTGGACTAAAGAAGAAGAAACGATTGATTATGATTTGATTAACGAAAACGAAATAAAGCAAAATGCCATTACTTATTATCATCGTTTGCAGACATCAGAAATAGACTTACCATTTTTAAAACATCAGACTTCAAGATATTGTTTGGTAGAAGCCATTCCGGAAACCGGCAGATTTCATCAGTTGAGAAAGCATTTTAAACATATTCTGCATCCTATTTTAGGCTGCCGTAAACACGGCTGCAATAAACAGAATAAATTGTGGCTTCAAAAATTTGGCATTAACAAAATGACACTTCACGCCCATCAATTGATTTTTAATCATCCTGTTTCTAACGAAAGAATTACGGTAAATGCCACTATAGATGACGAGTTTAAAAGAGTAGGGAATATTTTGAATTTCGATTTGAGTTCTTATTCTTAA
- a CDS encoding quinone-dependent dihydroorotate dehydrogenase, translating into MYKSIIRPILFKFDPEEVHHFTFSMLKNFGFLTKLFFPKPIEDKRLEREVFGLKFKNPVGLAAGFDKNAVLFNELGDLGFGFVEIGTVTPKAQTGNPKKRLFRLIEDGGIINRMGFNNDGLEAAIEKLKSNKGKIIIGGNIGKNTNTSPENYTQDYLDCFDGLHPHVDYFVLNVSCPNVGSHAKLEDVEYLRELITAVKKINQTKSVKKPILLKIAPDLNDNQLDEIIELIAETKLDGAIVSNTSVNREGLKTSSETLKQIGNGGLSGKPIRERSTKMIKYLSEKSNRAFPIIGVGGIHSAKDAIEKLDAGASLIQLYTGFIYEGPELINEINKELLKRASRLPR; encoded by the coding sequence ATGTACAAAAGTATCATCAGACCCATTCTCTTCAAATTTGATCCCGAGGAAGTTCATCATTTTACATTTTCAATGCTTAAAAATTTTGGATTTCTTACTAAATTATTTTTCCCAAAACCTATTGAAGACAAACGTCTGGAAAGAGAAGTTTTCGGTTTGAAATTTAAAAATCCAGTTGGATTGGCTGCAGGTTTTGATAAAAATGCGGTTTTATTCAACGAGTTGGGAGACCTTGGTTTTGGATTTGTAGAAATCGGAACTGTGACACCCAAAGCTCAGACAGGAAATCCTAAGAAAAGATTGTTCCGCTTAATTGAAGATGGAGGAATTATCAACAGGATGGGCTTCAATAACGATGGTCTTGAAGCTGCAATCGAAAAACTGAAATCCAACAAAGGAAAAATCATTATCGGAGGAAACATCGGCAAGAATACCAATACAAGTCCAGAAAACTATACACAGGATTATCTGGATTGTTTTGATGGCCTTCATCCTCATGTAGATTATTTTGTACTGAATGTAAGCTGTCCGAATGTAGGGAGCCATGCCAAACTGGAAGATGTAGAATATCTGCGTGAACTGATTACCGCAGTAAAAAAAATCAATCAGACAAAATCTGTAAAGAAACCCATATTACTGAAAATAGCTCCGGATCTTAATGACAATCAGTTGGATGAAATTATTGAACTGATTGCAGAGACAAAACTTGATGGAGCGATTGTTTCCAATACCTCTGTTAATCGGGAAGGTCTGAAAACCTCTTCCGAAACTTTAAAGCAAATAGGAAATGGCGGGTTAAGTGGAAAGCCTATTCGTGAAAGAAGTACAAAAATGATCAAATATCTTTCTGAGAAAAGTAACAGAGCTTTCCCAATCATTGGAGTAGGAGGAATACATTCTGCTAAAGATGCCATTGAAAAACTGGATGCAGGAGCAAGCCTGATACAGCTGTATACTGGATTTATTTATGAAGGCCCGGAACTGATCAATGAGATCAATAAAGAACTTTTAAAAAGAGCCAGCAGGCTTCCAAGATAA
- a CDS encoding DUF445 domain-containing protein: MNDEAKRKQLRKYKMFATGLFVLMAIIFIATTLLEKSNPSHWLGYVRAFSEAAMVGALADWFAVTALFRHPLGLPIPHTNLIENSKQRLGDNLGSFVVSNFLSPQNIRPYIQKLKVSNFVGEWLAKEKSQEILIRNLSDIVLDILNKLDDTSVSQFISKKVSEMTDDIKLNKVVGNGIGYILEKNDHQRIVTNLSKQIKEYIIENDEMIKERVEKGSYSFIPSFVDHKIADKIASGLADFFKEIEEDPEHQIRNLITQKIYEFSTDLKEDPKWDDEFKTIKNGLLKSNKLDEYSSDIWISIKKTLMKELLDDQSSLKGYLTKNLNEFSQNLKTDENLQNKIDHWVRVTAYKYILKNTHQFGNLISSTVGNWQGKELSEKMELEVGKDLQFIRVNGTLVGGLVGLIIYTIANFFL; the protein is encoded by the coding sequence ATGAATGACGAAGCAAAAAGAAAACAGCTGAGAAAATATAAAATGTTTGCCACCGGATTGTTTGTCCTGATGGCTATTATTTTTATCGCTACCACGTTACTTGAAAAGTCCAATCCATCTCATTGGCTGGGTTATGTACGGGCTTTTTCTGAAGCAGCTATGGTGGGTGCTCTGGCAGACTGGTTTGCTGTAACCGCTTTGTTCCGGCATCCGCTTGGACTGCCGATTCCTCATACCAACCTTATTGAAAACAGCAAACAGCGGTTAGGGGATAATCTGGGAAGCTTTGTGGTGAGTAATTTTCTTTCGCCTCAGAATATACGCCCTTATATCCAGAAACTTAAAGTTTCAAATTTTGTCGGAGAGTGGCTTGCCAAAGAAAAAAGCCAGGAAATCCTGATCAGGAACCTGTCGGATATCGTTCTGGATATTCTGAATAAGCTTGATGATACTTCTGTAAGCCAGTTTATCAGCAAAAAAGTTTCTGAAATGACGGATGACATCAAGTTGAATAAAGTAGTTGGGAACGGGATCGGTTATATTCTGGAAAAGAATGACCATCAGAGGATAGTAACTAATCTGTCCAAACAAATTAAAGAATATATTATTGAAAATGATGAAATGATCAAAGAGCGGGTAGAGAAAGGAAGTTATTCATTCATTCCATCTTTTGTTGATCATAAAATTGCTGATAAAATTGCCAGCGGGCTTGCTGATTTTTTCAAAGAAATTGAAGAAGACCCGGAACATCAGATCCGAAACCTCATTACTCAGAAAATTTATGAATTTTCTACTGATCTAAAGGAAGATCCCAAATGGGATGATGAGTTTAAAACCATCAAAAACGGTCTTCTGAAAAGTAATAAGCTTGACGAATATTCCAGTGATATCTGGATCTCCATTAAGAAAACATTAATGAAAGAACTTCTGGACGATCAATCTTCTTTAAAAGGATATCTCACAAAAAACCTGAATGAATTTTCACAAAATTTAAAAACAGATGAGAATCTCCAGAATAAGATTGATCATTGGGTAAGAGTGACTGCTTATAAATATATCCTTAAAAATACCCATCAGTTCGGAAACCTCATCAGCTCTACGGTAGGCAACTGGCAGGGGAAAGAACTCAGCGAGAAGATGGAGCTGGAAGTGGGCAAAGACCTTCAGTTTATCCGGGTAAACGGAACGCTAGTTGGCGGATTGGTCGGGCTGATTATCTACACCATTGCCAATTTCTTCCTCTAA
- the msrB gene encoding peptide-methionine (R)-S-oxide reductase MsrB encodes MENKEAKNNPYYSRTDTSKLDISNEEWKKILAPDLYAISREAATERAFTGKYNEFDEVGDYYCAVCGNHLFRSTSKFSSSCGWPSFFEADKEGVYYKRDTAYGMERVEVLCKRCDSHLGHVFDDGPKPTGLRYCMNSVSLEFVADSEK; translated from the coding sequence ATGGAAAATAAAGAAGCAAAAAACAATCCATACTACTCCAGAACCGATACGTCAAAATTGGATATTTCCAATGAGGAATGGAAAAAGATCCTGGCTCCCGACTTATATGCTATCTCAAGAGAAGCTGCTACAGAAAGAGCTTTTACCGGAAAGTATAATGAATTTGATGAAGTGGGAGACTATTATTGTGCAGTCTGCGGTAATCACCTCTTCCGTTCTACTTCAAAATTTTCCAGCAGCTGCGGGTGGCCGAGTTTTTTTGAAGCAGATAAAGAAGGAGTTTATTACAAAAGAGATACAGCTTATGGAATGGAAAGGGTAGAAGTACTTTGCAAACGTTGCGATTCCCATCTGGGACATGTTTTTGATGATGGTCCGAAACCTACAGGATTGCGTTACTGTATGAATTCTGTGAGCCTTGAGTTTGTTGCAGATTCAGAAAAATAA
- a CDS encoding murein L,D-transpeptidase catalytic domain family protein: protein MRGIYSVLGLVYMVTTSFYISPKVMVKNEKVKTEKTERVTDTKSEKTAAAVSSSEELYKSIPFDPEHELNYEVFSKALTGFENLKKAGLLNQDSHLLTICDFSMSSNTKRLWVIDTNEKKVLFNSLVAHGKNTGEEFATNFSNTESSLQSSLGFYITDATYQGDNGYSLKLLGMDKGFNDAAYRRAIVMHGADYVSDDFASMHKRIGRSWGCPAVPKALTQPIINTIKGRNCLFIYYPDQKYLSSSEWLKA, encoded by the coding sequence ATGAGAGGAATTTATAGCGTATTAGGCCTTGTTTATATGGTGACGACTTCATTCTATATCTCGCCAAAAGTAATGGTGAAGAATGAAAAAGTCAAGACCGAAAAAACGGAAAGAGTAACTGACACGAAATCTGAGAAGACTGCAGCAGCTGTGTCTTCGTCAGAAGAATTGTACAAATCAATTCCATTTGACCCTGAACATGAACTGAATTACGAAGTTTTTTCAAAAGCATTGACAGGATTTGAGAATTTAAAGAAAGCAGGATTGCTGAACCAAGACTCGCATTTATTGACTATCTGCGATTTTTCTATGTCTTCAAATACCAAAAGACTTTGGGTAATTGACACCAACGAGAAAAAAGTATTATTCAATTCACTGGTAGCACACGGAAAAAATACAGGCGAAGAATTTGCGACGAATTTTTCTAACACGGAAAGTTCGCTGCAGAGCAGCTTAGGATTTTATATCACGGATGCCACTTACCAGGGAGACAACGGATATTCTTTAAAGCTTCTGGGAATGGACAAAGGATTTAATGATGCTGCCTATAGAAGAGCTATCGTAATGCACGGAGCAGATTATGTAAGTGATGATTTCGCTTCCATGCACAAAAGAATCGGAAGAAGCTGGGGATGTCCCGCAGTACCGAAAGCATTGACACAGCCTATCATTAATACCATAAAAGGACGAAACTGTCTTTTTATTTATTATCCCGATCAGAAGTATCTTTCTTCTTCGGAATGGTTGAAGGCATAA
- the fabF gene encoding beta-ketoacyl-ACP synthase II — MKRVVITGLGAVTPLGNNVEDFWQNSINGVSGAGLITHFDSEKFKVHFACEVKNFDPKVYLTHNEIKRSDLFSQYAMYASAEAIQDSGLEFDKMDPFDTGVIWGTGQGGMWTFESEVMNFSEGDGTPRFNPFFVPKFIANMASGMISMKFGLQGINYTTISACATGNTALMDAFNYIRLGKAKVIISGGSEAAITPASVGGFSIMKAMSTRNDDFTTASRPYDTERDGFVMGEGAGALVLEEYEHAVARGAKIYAELAGAAMTADAYHMTAPHPDGVSAIKAMQLAMKEAGANAEDIDYLNPHATSTPIGDVIELKAISKLFGGSKNLDVSATKSMTGHLLGAAGAAEAILSIKAIEKGIIPPTINLHSLDENIPKDVNIVFGEAKEKDINFALSNAFGFGGHNATVVFKKFK; from the coding sequence ATGAAGAGAGTTGTCATTACAGGATTGGGCGCAGTAACGCCTTTGGGGAATAATGTCGAAGATTTTTGGCAAAACAGCATTAACGGGGTCAGCGGAGCGGGTCTGATCACCCATTTTGATTCAGAAAAATTTAAAGTTCACTTCGCCTGTGAAGTGAAAAATTTTGATCCGAAAGTTTATCTTACCCACAACGAAATAAAAAGAAGCGACCTGTTTTCACAATATGCAATGTATGCCTCTGCTGAAGCTATTCAGGATTCGGGGCTGGAGTTTGATAAGATGGATCCTTTTGATACCGGAGTAATCTGGGGAACCGGGCAAGGTGGTATGTGGACCTTTGAAAGTGAAGTGATGAATTTTTCAGAAGGCGACGGAACACCGAGGTTCAATCCTTTTTTTGTTCCTAAATTCATCGCCAATATGGCTTCAGGAATGATTTCTATGAAATTTGGTCTCCAAGGGATCAACTACACTACGATTTCAGCCTGTGCAACGGGAAATACGGCATTGATGGATGCCTTCAATTATATCCGTCTCGGAAAAGCGAAAGTGATTATCAGCGGTGGTTCTGAAGCCGCAATTACGCCGGCTTCTGTAGGTGGTTTCTCTATTATGAAAGCAATGTCTACCCGAAATGATGACTTTACCACAGCAAGCCGTCCTTATGATACAGAAAGAGACGGTTTTGTCATGGGTGAAGGTGCAGGAGCTTTGGTTCTTGAAGAATATGAACATGCTGTAGCCAGAGGAGCTAAAATTTATGCCGAATTAGCCGGAGCAGCAATGACTGCAGATGCCTATCACATGACTGCACCTCATCCGGACGGTGTGAGTGCCATCAAAGCCATGCAGCTGGCTATGAAGGAGGCAGGAGCCAACGCAGAGGATATTGACTATCTTAATCCCCACGCAACTTCCACGCCGATTGGAGACGTGATCGAATTAAAAGCGATCAGTAAATTATTTGGAGGAAGCAAAAACCTCGATGTCAGTGCTACCAAGTCTATGACAGGACACTTATTGGGTGCTGCGGGTGCTGCGGAAGCCATTCTTTCCATAAAAGCAATAGAAAAAGGAATTATTCCTCCAACAATCAATCTTCATAGTTTAGATGAAAATATTCCAAAGGATGTGAATATCGTGTTTGGAGAAGCTAAAGAAAAGGATATTAATTTTGCATTGAGTAATGCTTTCGGATTCGGAGGTCATAATGCAACTGTAGTCTTTAAGAAATTTAAATAA
- a CDS encoding PaaI family thioesterase → MDRLTQLQQFIGKEFDQSPSPFMKWLNPIVLSVEEGHLEFQYKVRPEWLNPIGNLHGGVTAAIVDDLIGATMFSLNENSFITTINNVIDYFSTAKENDNIVAETKIIKRGRQFVHAQCEIWNADKTRLIARGTSNLFKINN, encoded by the coding sequence ATGGACAGATTAACCCAACTTCAGCAATTCATCGGAAAAGAATTCGACCAGTCCCCATCCCCTTTTATGAAATGGCTCAATCCTATTGTTCTTTCTGTGGAAGAAGGACATCTGGAGTTCCAGTATAAAGTAAGACCGGAATGGTTGAACCCTATTGGAAATCTCCACGGCGGTGTCACGGCTGCGATTGTTGATGACCTCATTGGAGCCACAATGTTCTCCCTGAACGAAAATTCTTTCATAACGACCATCAATAATGTGATCGATTATTTTTCAACTGCAAAAGAAAATGATAATATTGTAGCCGAAACGAAAATTATAAAACGAGGCCGGCAATTTGTCCATGCGCAATGTGAAATATGGAACGCAGACAAAACAAGACTGATTGCCAGGGGAACCTCCAATCTATTCAAAATTAATAACTAA